A window of Pseudomonas monteilii contains these coding sequences:
- a CDS encoding alkene reductase, which produces MTTLFDPITLGDLPLPNRIIMAPLTRCRASEGRVPNALMAEYYTQRASAGLILSEATSVTPMGVGYPDTPGIWSQAQVQGWRQVTEAVHAAGGRIFLQLWHVGRISHPRYLDGQAPVAPSAVKPEGHVSLVRPITDYPTPRALATEEIAEIVEAFRVGAEHAKAAGFDGVEIHGANGYLLDQFLQSSTNQRDDRYGGSLENRARLMLEVTDAVIGVWGAQRVGMHLAPRADAHDMGDANRAETFTYVARELGKRGLAFLCAREHVADDSLGPQLKHAFGGTYIANEGFDKASATAALAEGRADAVAFGVPFIANPDLPERLAADAPLNPAHSETFYGQGPVGYTDYPRR; this is translated from the coding sequence ATGACGACGCTGTTCGATCCGATCACCCTGGGCGACCTGCCCCTGCCCAACCGTATCATCATGGCACCCCTGACCCGCTGCCGCGCCAGCGAAGGCCGTGTGCCGAACGCCCTGATGGCCGAGTACTACACGCAGCGCGCCAGCGCCGGGCTGATCCTCAGCGAAGCGACCTCGGTGACGCCGATGGGCGTCGGCTATCCGGACACGCCGGGCATCTGGAGTCAGGCACAGGTCCAGGGCTGGCGCCAGGTGACCGAGGCAGTGCATGCCGCCGGCGGACGGATCTTCCTGCAACTCTGGCACGTGGGTCGCATCTCGCACCCGCGCTACCTCGACGGCCAGGCACCGGTCGCGCCCAGCGCCGTCAAACCCGAAGGTCATGTCAGCCTGGTACGTCCGATCACCGACTACCCGACGCCCCGCGCCCTGGCGACCGAGGAGATCGCCGAGATCGTCGAGGCCTTCCGGGTCGGCGCCGAGCATGCCAAGGCGGCCGGTTTCGATGGCGTGGAAATCCACGGTGCCAACGGGTACCTGCTCGATCAGTTCCTGCAGAGCAGCACCAACCAGCGCGACGACCGCTACGGCGGCAGCCTGGAAAACCGTGCGCGGTTGATGCTGGAGGTCACCGATGCGGTGATCGGCGTATGGGGCGCGCAGCGGGTCGGCATGCACCTGGCACCCCGTGCCGACGCCCATGACATGGGCGACGCCAACCGGGCCGAGACCTTCACCTACGTCGCCCGCGAGCTGGGCAAACGTGGCCTGGCCTTCCTGTGCGCCCGTGAACACGTGGCTGACGACAGCCTGGGGCCGCAGCTCAAGCACGCCTTCGGCGGCACTTACATCGCCAACGAAGGCTTCGACAAGGCCAGTGCCACGGCGGCGCTGGCCGAGGGTCGCGCCGATGCAGTGGCGTTCGGCGTACCCTTCATCGCCAACCCGGACCTGCCCGAACGCCTGGCCGCCGACGCGCCGCTCAACCCGGCTCACTCCGAGACGTTCTACGGCCAGGGGCCGG
- a CDS encoding ACP phosphodiesterase: protein MNYLAHLHLGGDQPSQLLGSLYGDFVKGPLEGRFAPALEAAIRLHRRIDSHTDSHPQVLAALARFPTTRRRYAGIVLDVFFDHCLAREWSTYAQPPLAAFTGRFYRILLAQPDLPGRLAQIAPSMAADDWLGAYAEFDTLALVFRGIGRRLSRPEALAGVMDELEPLYEVLLDDFRAFYPQLQRFAQEEQVRIVQEIDARTAREGRAFME, encoded by the coding sequence ATGAACTACCTGGCACATTTGCATCTGGGCGGCGACCAGCCGTCGCAGCTCCTGGGCAGCCTGTACGGCGACTTCGTCAAAGGCCCGCTGGAGGGCCGCTTCGCGCCTGCGCTCGAGGCGGCCATACGCCTGCATCGGCGCATCGACAGCCATACCGACAGCCATCCCCAGGTGCTGGCGGCACTGGCGCGCTTTCCCACGACGCGCCGTCGCTATGCCGGCATCGTCCTGGACGTGTTTTTCGACCATTGCCTGGCGCGGGAATGGTCCACCTATGCCCAGCCCCCACTCGCGGCGTTCACCGGCCGGTTCTATCGCATCCTGCTGGCGCAGCCGGACCTGCCTGGACGGTTGGCGCAGATCGCCCCGTCCATGGCGGCGGACGATTGGCTGGGCGCATATGCCGAGTTCGACACGCTCGCGTTGGTGTTTCGCGGTATCGGGCGGCGTCTGTCGCGGCCAGAGGCCCTGGCGGGCGTGATGGATGAGCTGGAGCCGCTGTACGAAGTTCTGCTCGACGATTTCCGGGCGTTCTATCCGCAGTTGCAACGGTTCGCACAGGAGGAGCAGGTGCGAATCGTGCAGGAGATCGACGCCAGAACGGCGCGTGAAGGGCGCGCGTTCATGGAGTGA
- a CDS encoding glycerol acyltransferase translates to MWRWRVALRACRLLPALGLGVALACAVVVGERLGLRVSLRRRQRWTRLFMGRLMAALPFQVQVSGRLPTRPMLWVSNHVSWTDIPVLGTLVPLSFLSKQEVRHWPLAGWLAHRAGTLFIRRGGHEGTRLRQRIASRLQGGCPVLVFPEGTTSDGQALRTFHGRLLGGAIEAGLPVQPVAIAYVRDGRRDTLAPFTGDDDLLSHVLRLLAHPPGTVQVHVLEPLVSLGRERTALAREAQQAIKAALRRPSEDEQAQAARGSALTVP, encoded by the coding sequence ATGTGGCGCTGGCGAGTGGCATTGCGCGCCTGTCGACTGCTTCCGGCACTGGGCCTGGGCGTGGCGCTGGCCTGCGCCGTGGTGGTGGGCGAACGGCTGGGCCTGCGGGTCTCGCTGCGACGGCGGCAGCGCTGGACGCGCCTGTTCATGGGGCGGCTGATGGCGGCATTGCCGTTTCAGGTCCAGGTCAGCGGCCGACTGCCGACGCGGCCCATGCTCTGGGTCAGCAACCACGTGTCATGGACCGATATCCCCGTGCTTGGCACGCTCGTCCCGCTGTCGTTCCTGTCCAAACAGGAAGTCCGCCACTGGCCGTTGGCCGGCTGGCTGGCGCACCGGGCCGGGACGCTGTTCATCCGCCGCGGGGGTCATGAGGGGACGCGCCTGCGCCAGCGGATCGCGAGCCGCTTGCAAGGGGGATGCCCGGTGCTGGTCTTTCCTGAAGGCACGACCAGCGACGGCCAGGCGCTGCGTACGTTCCATGGGCGCCTGCTGGGTGGAGCGATCGAGGCGGGCTTGCCGGTGCAGCCGGTGGCCATCGCCTACGTGCGTGACGGAAGGCGCGATACGCTGGCGCCCTTCACGGGCGACGACGACCTGCTGTCGCACGTGCTGAGGTTGCTGGCCCATCCGCCAGGGACGGTGCAGGTTCACGTGCTGGAACCGCTGGTGAGTCTGGGGCGGGAGCGCACGGCATTGGCACGCGAAGCGCAGCAGGCGATCAAAGCGGCCTTGCGCAGGCCGAGTGAGGATGAACAGGCCCAGGCTGCGCGCGGATCCGCTTTGACGGTGCCTTGA
- a CDS encoding hemolysin, which yields MTRTARSIGNPPLPRLRAERLTGGAALREAQALRFEVFSRDFKATFKGAEPGLDQDAYDVHCQHLGVRDTASGRLVATTRLLDHRAACRLGRFYSEQEFCLQGLEHLQGPILELGRTCVDPAYRTGGTIALLWAELAEVLNEGGYRYLMGCASISLQDGGVQAQAIMQRLRERHLCHEHLRAEPRTPLPMSEVPANVIAELPPLLKAYLRLGAKVCGEPCWDEDFQVADVFILLKRDQLCPRYARHFKAAV from the coding sequence ATGACCCGGACCGCTCGCTCGATTGGTAACCCTCCCCTGCCACGCCTGCGGGCCGAGCGCCTGACTGGCGGGGCCGCCTTGCGCGAGGCCCAGGCACTGCGCTTCGAGGTGTTCAGTCGCGACTTCAAGGCAACCTTCAAGGGCGCGGAGCCTGGGCTGGATCAGGATGCCTACGACGTCCACTGCCAGCACCTGGGTGTGCGCGACACCGCCAGCGGCCGGCTGGTCGCCACCACCCGCCTGCTGGACCACCGCGCGGCCTGCCGGCTTGGACGCTTCTACAGCGAGCAGGAGTTCTGCCTGCAAGGGCTGGAGCACCTGCAAGGGCCGATTCTCGAACTGGGCCGCACGTGCGTGGATCCGGCCTACCGCACCGGCGGCACCATCGCCCTGCTCTGGGCCGAACTGGCCGAGGTGCTCAACGAGGGTGGCTACCGCTACCTGATGGGCTGCGCCAGCATCTCTCTGCAGGACGGCGGCGTGCAGGCCCAGGCGATCATGCAGCGCCTGCGCGAGCGCCACCTGTGCCATGAGCACCTGCGTGCCGAGCCGCGCACGCCGCTGCCGATGAGCGAGGTGCCAGCCAACGTCATCGCCGAACTGCCGCCCTTGCTCAAGGCCTACCTGCGCCTGGGCGCCAAGGTGTGCGGGGAGCCCTGCTGGGACGAGGACTTCCAGGTGGCCGACGTGTTCATCCTGCTCAAGCGGGATCAGCTGTGTCCACGCTATGCACGCCATTTCAAGGCCGCGGTCTGA
- a CDS encoding cardiolipin synthase B produces the protein MAGPVFPWRDGNQFELLVDGPTFFPEMILAIVRAEYQVDLELYLVEAGACAEAMVDALETAARRGVRVRCLFDGYGSLAFSPSLRQRLRKAGVELRLYNPLNWRRGVRNLYRDHRKLLLVDQRWAVVGGTGVTDEFWRPSEPTSDWHEVMVRLEGPVVSDWQVLFDRQWHANEGRTAWRPPEGFEGLARLPRQPAEGQGLGRVAYADARQHRDILRALVRALSTGERRIWLATPYFLPTWSVRRSLRRAAQRGVDVRLLLTGPRTDHPAVRYAGHRYYPRLLRAGVKIFEYQPCFLHLKMVLVDQWVSVGSCNFDHWNLRFNLEANIESLDPVLTGQVVASFERDFAQSQEVDLASWRARPLWRRAKQRLWGWLDRLVANLFDRRS, from the coding sequence ATGGCCGGGCCGGTCTTCCCCTGGCGTGACGGCAACCAGTTCGAGCTGCTGGTCGATGGGCCGACGTTCTTTCCGGAGATGATCCTGGCGATCGTGCGCGCCGAGTACCAGGTCGACCTGGAACTGTACCTGGTCGAGGCGGGTGCCTGCGCCGAGGCCATGGTCGATGCCTTGGAGACGGCCGCCCGACGTGGCGTGCGCGTGCGTTGCCTGTTCGATGGGTACGGGTCGCTGGCGTTCTCCCCGAGCCTGCGCCAGCGCCTGCGCAAGGCCGGCGTCGAGCTGCGCCTGTACAACCCGTTGAACTGGCGCCGTGGCGTGCGCAACCTGTATCGCGACCACCGCAAGCTGTTGCTGGTCGACCAGCGCTGGGCCGTCGTGGGCGGCACCGGGGTCACCGACGAGTTCTGGCGGCCGAGCGAGCCGACCAGCGACTGGCATGAAGTCATGGTGCGTCTGGAAGGCCCCGTGGTCAGCGACTGGCAGGTGCTGTTCGACCGTCAGTGGCATGCCAACGAAGGCCGCACCGCCTGGCGGCCTCCGGAAGGGTTCGAGGGCCTGGCGCGTCTGCCCCGGCAGCCCGCCGAGGGGCAGGGGTTGGGTCGCGTGGCCTACGCCGATGCCCGCCAGCACCGCGACATCCTGCGCGCGTTGGTGCGGGCGCTGAGTACCGGCGAGCGGCGTATCTGGCTGGCCACGCCGTATTTCCTGCCCACCTGGAGCGTGCGTCGCTCGCTGCGCCGCGCCGCTCAACGTGGCGTCGATGTACGCCTGCTGCTGACCGGCCCGCGCACCGACCACCCAGCCGTACGCTATGCCGGCCATCGCTACTACCCTCGGCTGCTGCGCGCCGGGGTGAAGATCTTCGAGTATCAGCCGTGCTTCCTGCACCTGAAGATGGTGCTGGTGGATCAGTGGGTCAGCGTCGGCTCCTGCAACTTCGACCACTGGAACCTGCGCTTCAACCTCGAGGCCAACATCGAAAGCTTGGACCCGGTGCTGACCGGCCAGGTGGTGGCCAGCTTCGAGCGGGACTTCGCCCAGAGCCAGGAGGTCGACCTGGCCAGCTGGCGCGCGCGCCCCCTATGGCGACGAGCCAAGCAGCGGCTGTGGGGGTGGCTCGACCGGCTGGTGGCCAACCTGTTCGACCGTCGCAGCTAG
- a CDS encoding isopropylmalate/homocitrate/citramalate synthase — translation MTATELVQAYYTALNAGDSAGLLAVLSEDVVHDINQGERQMGKRAFAAFVDTRNRCYRERLTDLVVMQNVEGDRAAAEFVVHGEYLASDDGLPAAHGQTYVLPAGAFFYVHFGKIARVSTYFNLNDWLEQVA, via the coding sequence ATGACCGCTACGGAACTCGTCCAGGCTTACTACACCGCCCTCAACGCCGGTGACAGCGCAGGGCTTCTCGCCGTGCTCAGCGAGGACGTCGTGCACGACATCAACCAGGGCGAGCGGCAGATGGGCAAGCGGGCGTTCGCCGCTTTCGTGGACACGAGGAACCGCTGCTACCGCGAGCGCCTGACCGACCTGGTGGTGATGCAGAACGTCGAAGGCGACCGCGCCGCCGCCGAATTCGTCGTCCATGGCGAGTACCTGGCCAGTGACGACGGCCTGCCCGCCGCCCATGGCCAAACCTACGTGCTGCCGGCCGGCGCCTTCTTCTACGTCCATTTCGGCAAGATCGCCCGGGTGAGCACGTACTTCAACCTCAACGACTGGCTCGAGCAGGTGGCCTGA
- a CDS encoding GNAT family acetyltransferase produces MEIRLLHGAATAPYIDDLARLRLTVLREFPYLYEGTAAHEADYLAPYAHSDRSLLVLALDEGRVVGASTGLPLADQAEAFQQPFLEQGRDPAAVYYFGGALVLPDYRNQGLGVRFFIERESYAHKLGGFECCAFYAVERPAGHPLRPVDYKPLQGFWRNRGFLHEPSLRTRHAWRDLDEADASDKIMSFWLKALPA; encoded by the coding sequence ATGGAAATCCGCCTGCTGCATGGCGCCGCGACCGCGCCCTACATCGATGACCTCGCTCGCCTGCGCCTGACGGTACTGCGCGAGTTTCCCTACCTCTATGAGGGGACTGCGGCGCACGAGGCCGACTACCTGGCCCCCTATGCCCACTCCGACCGCAGCTTGCTGGTGCTGGCGCTCGATGAGGGACGCGTGGTGGGCGCCTCCACCGGTCTGCCGCTGGCCGACCAGGCCGAGGCGTTCCAGCAACCCTTCCTCGAACAGGGGCGTGACCCGGCTGCGGTCTATTACTTCGGGGGGGCACTGGTGCTGCCCGACTACCGCAACCAAGGCCTGGGCGTGCGCTTCTTCATCGAGCGCGAGTCCTATGCCCACAAACTGGGCGGGTTCGAATGCTGCGCCTTCTACGCGGTCGAGCGTCCGGCCGGGCATCCGTTGCGGCCGGTCGACTACAAGCCGCTACAGGGCTTCTGGCGCAACCGGGGCTTTCTTCACGAGCCGTCGCTGCGTACTCGCCATGCCTGGCGCGACCTCGATGAGGCGGATGCCTCGGACAAGATCATGTCGTTCTGGCTCAAGGCGCTGCCGGCCTGA
- a CDS encoding fumarate hydratase (catalyzes the formation of fumarate from malate): protein MTVIKQDDLIQSVADALQFISYYHPVDFIQAMHEAYLREESPAARDSIAQILINSRMCATGHRPICQDTGIVTVFVRVGMDVRWDGATLSVDDMINEGVRRAYNLPENVLRASILADPAGARKNTKDNTPAVIHYSIVPGDKVEVDVAAKGGGSENKSKMAMLNPSDSIVDWVLKTVPTMGAGWCPPGMLGIGIGGTAEKAAVMAKEVLMESIDIHELKARGPQNRLEEIRLELFEKVNQLGIGAQGLGGLTTVLDVKIMDYPTHAASLPVCMIPNCAATRHAHFVLDGSGPAELEAPSLDAYPEIVWEAGPSARRVDLDAITPEEVASWKPGETILLNGKMLTGRDAAHKRMVEMLNRGETLPVDLKGRFIYYVGPVDPVGDEVVGPAGPTTATRMDKFTRQILEQTGLLGMIGKSERGPTAIEAIKDNKAVYLMAVGGAAYLVAQAIRKSKVLAFAELGMEAIYEFEVKDMPVTVAVDSNGESVHITGPALWQGKIAQSLAVEVK, encoded by the coding sequence ATGACCGTGATCAAGCAAGACGACCTGATTCAGAGCGTCGCCGACGCCCTGCAATTCATCTCGTACTACCACCCCGTCGATTTCATCCAGGCGATGCACGAGGCCTACCTGCGTGAAGAGTCGCCCGCCGCGCGCGACTCCATCGCCCAGATCCTGATCAACTCGCGCATGTGCGCCACCGGCCACCGTCCGATCTGCCAGGACACCGGCATCGTCACGGTCTTCGTGCGCGTGGGCATGGACGTGCGCTGGGACGGCGCGACCCTGAGCGTCGACGATATGATCAACGAAGGCGTGCGCCGCGCCTACAACCTGCCGGAAAACGTCCTGCGCGCCTCGATCCTGGCCGACCCGGCCGGTGCTCGCAAGAACACCAAGGACAACACCCCGGCCGTCATCCACTACTCCATCGTTCCGGGTGACAAGGTCGAAGTGGACGTCGCGGCCAAGGGCGGCGGCTCCGAGAACAAGTCGAAGATGGCCATGCTCAACCCGTCCGACTCGATCGTCGACTGGGTGCTCAAGACCGTACCGACCATGGGCGCCGGCTGGTGCCCGCCGGGCATGCTCGGCATCGGCATCGGCGGCACCGCCGAGAAAGCCGCGGTGATGGCCAAGGAAGTGCTGATGGAGTCCATCGACATCCATGAGCTCAAGGCCCGCGGCCCGCAGAACCGCCTCGAAGAGATCCGTCTGGAGCTGTTCGAGAAGGTCAACCAGCTGGGCATCGGCGCCCAGGGCCTGGGCGGCCTGACCACCGTGCTCGATGTCAAGATCATGGACTACCCGACCCACGCCGCCTCCCTGCCGGTGTGCATGATCCCCAACTGCGCCGCCACCCGCCATGCGCACTTCGTGCTCGACGGTTCCGGCCCGGCCGAGCTGGAAGCACCCTCGCTCGACGCCTACCCGGAGATCGTCTGGGAAGCCGGCCCCAGCGCCCGCCGCGTCGACCTCGATGCGATCACCCCGGAAGAAGTCGCCAGCTGGAAACCGGGCGAGACCATCCTGCTCAACGGCAAGATGCTCACCGGCCGCGATGCCGCGCACAAGCGCATGGTGGAGATGCTCAACCGTGGCGAAACGCTGCCGGTCGATCTGAAAGGCCGCTTCATCTACTACGTCGGCCCCGTCGACCCGGTCGGTGACGAAGTGGTCGGCCCAGCCGGCCCGACCACCGCCACGCGGATGGACAAGTTCACCCGCCAGATCCTCGAGCAGACCGGTCTTCTGGGCATGATCGGCAAGTCCGAGCGTGGCCCGACCGCCATCGAGGCGATCAAGGACAACAAGGCCGTGTACCTGATGGCCGTCGGCGGCGCCGCCTACCTGGTGGCCCAGGCCATTCGCAAGTCCAAAGTGCTGGCCTTCGCCGAACTGGGCATGGAAGCGATCTACGAGTTCGAGGTCAAGGACATGCCGGTGACCGTGGCGGTCGACAGCAACGGGGAGTCGGTGCACATCACCGGGCCTGCGCTGTGGCAGGGCAAGATCGCGCAAAGTCTGGCGGTCGAAGTCAAATAA